A single Marinobacter sp. es.042 DNA region contains:
- a CDS encoding YcgN family cysteine cluster protein, giving the protein MIAQVPFWQRKRLHEMTPEEWESLCDGCGKCCLNKLEDEDTGEVYHTDLVCRYMDEETCQCTVYEERLKKVPGCTVLTPGTVNDYHWLPYTCAYRTLAEDRPLADWHPLRSGDPDSVHEAGVSIRHKVISEDRVPEEDWEEHIIHWIL; this is encoded by the coding sequence ATGATTGCCCAGGTGCCGTTCTGGCAACGCAAGCGCCTGCATGAGATGACGCCTGAGGAATGGGAGTCTCTTTGCGACGGTTGCGGAAAATGTTGCCTGAATAAACTGGAAGATGAAGATACCGGAGAGGTCTACCACACCGATCTGGTGTGTCGTTATATGGACGAAGAAACCTGCCAGTGCACCGTTTACGAAGAGCGGCTTAAGAAGGTGCCGGGCTGCACGGTACTGACACCCGGTACCGTCAACGACTACCATTGGTTGCCGTACACCTGCGCCTACCGGACCCTGGCTGAAGACCGGCCGCTGGCCGATTGGCATCCCTTGCGAAGCGGGGATCCGGATTCGGTGCACGAGGCCGGCGTTTCGATCCGTCACAAGGTGATTTCAGAAGACCGCGTGCCGGAAGAAGACTGGGAAGAACATATCATTCACTGGATCCTGTAA
- a CDS encoding VWA domain-containing protein: MTSRWFGLVALCFVLSLPVGLNAQESDDVQLPEQSDVRIIVDISGSMKDTDPENLRQPAVRLLARLLPEGASAGVWTFGQYVNMLVPHREVTNAWREMAIERSAQINSVALRTNLGAAIETASDDYFTDGDLSRTHFILLTDGKVDISDDPAKNTAEEARILDTIVADLIERGATFHPVALSEAADTDFLKALATDSGGRFQVADTADALNLAFLQALNTAVPQEQIPIEGNGFTVDEGVREFTALIFWGESETSATRELALVRPDDQVVNLSEFPDNVRWAREAGYDLITVDEPLAGQWRIDGELGEGSRVTVVSDLRMVVNPLPPSFTLQEPLKLRVGFFEEGEKITNPDFLGVIEVSLSITSEDGRSGTKVLSGELPPEDGTYRDTVSRLPAAGLYSFDVVADGQTFSRKFSATVGFTMPEGAKPVDQPAESPEPEVTEPALAPEQSEPVPPVSEPEQSGPEPAITSPIDVSEVEEPEAPAVQEPESAPEEPEAAEPAFAVPLWMVGAAGGGLLILGGLVWFAIRKRKQDQQAQEKAAAERETLEDLQDEPEPEPEPEAVSEPEEDVEAEEIPEVTEEAFEDDMSELEAVIDEHEAALKSEDAALTEPEVEPTDELEEEIPVADTPVEDEPPELDEDIPELEDVADPSDADGPEGDDEEEFGLEDFDLSEFDDLPDYDQDESGLPEDDSKKKPDQKYQKK, from the coding sequence ATGACATCGAGATGGTTTGGGCTGGTTGCACTTTGTTTCGTGCTCAGTCTGCCAGTCGGGCTGAATGCCCAGGAGAGCGACGATGTTCAATTGCCGGAGCAGTCTGACGTCCGGATCATAGTCGACATCTCGGGCTCCATGAAAGACACCGATCCGGAAAACCTGCGTCAGCCCGCCGTGCGTTTGCTGGCCCGGCTTTTGCCAGAGGGGGCCTCGGCGGGTGTCTGGACCTTCGGGCAGTATGTCAACATGCTGGTGCCGCACCGTGAGGTGACCAACGCATGGCGGGAAATGGCCATTGAGCGCTCGGCTCAGATTAACTCGGTCGCACTCCGAACAAACCTTGGCGCGGCTATCGAGACAGCCAGCGATGATTATTTCACGGACGGCGATCTGAGCCGGACCCACTTCATACTGCTGACCGACGGCAAGGTCGATATCTCCGACGATCCTGCAAAGAATACCGCAGAGGAAGCTCGTATTCTGGATACGATTGTCGCTGATCTCATCGAAAGGGGTGCTACCTTTCATCCCGTGGCTCTCTCTGAGGCCGCCGATACCGACTTTCTGAAAGCGTTGGCGACAGACTCCGGCGGTCGTTTCCAGGTGGCGGATACAGCAGATGCGCTGAACCTGGCGTTTCTTCAGGCATTGAATACCGCGGTTCCACAGGAGCAGATTCCCATTGAGGGCAATGGCTTTACCGTGGACGAGGGCGTTCGTGAGTTTACTGCCCTGATTTTCTGGGGCGAGTCTGAAACCTCTGCCACCCGGGAGCTTGCCCTCGTGCGCCCGGACGATCAGGTCGTTAATCTTTCGGAGTTTCCCGACAACGTCCGCTGGGCCAGGGAAGCCGGTTACGACCTTATTACGGTCGATGAGCCGTTGGCAGGACAGTGGCGCATTGATGGCGAGCTCGGAGAGGGCAGCCGGGTTACGGTCGTTAGCGATCTGAGAATGGTGGTCAATCCTCTACCTCCTTCATTCACATTGCAGGAGCCCCTCAAGCTCCGGGTCGGCTTTTTCGAAGAAGGGGAGAAAATCACTAATCCCGATTTTCTGGGTGTGATTGAGGTCAGCCTCAGTATCACCTCCGAGGATGGCAGAAGTGGAACCAAGGTATTGTCGGGAGAGCTGCCGCCGGAAGACGGCACCTACCGGGATACGGTCAGTCGTTTGCCAGCCGCGGGCCTCTACAGTTTTGATGTGGTGGCCGATGGCCAGACCTTCAGCCGCAAGTTCAGCGCCACCGTCGGGTTTACGATGCCTGAAGGGGCTAAGCCCGTTGATCAGCCGGCTGAATCGCCGGAGCCGGAGGTGACAGAACCGGCACTCGCTCCTGAGCAGTCTGAACCGGTGCCGCCGGTGTCTGAGCCGGAGCAATCCGGGCCGGAACCGGCGATTACATCACCCATCGACGTAAGCGAGGTGGAGGAGCCAGAGGCGCCAGCGGTCCAGGAGCCTGAATCGGCCCCTGAGGAGCCGGAAGCAGCGGAACCTGCTTTTGCCGTGCCTTTGTGGATGGTCGGCGCAGCCGGCGGCGGGCTGCTCATTCTTGGCGGCCTGGTCTGGTTTGCCATCCGTAAGCGTAAACAGGATCAGCAGGCGCAAGAGAAAGCAGCAGCAGAGCGGGAAACACTTGAGGATCTGCAGGACGAGCCCGAACCAGAACCCGAGCCGGAGGCAGTCTCAGAGCCGGAAGAGGATGTCGAAGCCGAGGAAATCCCTGAGGTAACCGAGGAGGCATTTGAAGACGATATGTCTGAGCTGGAGGCCGTCATTGATGAACATGAGGCCGCTCTGAAGTCGGAAGATGCAGCGCTTACGGAACCAGAAGTTGAGCCGACCGACGAACTGGAAGAGGAAATCCCGGTAGCGGATACCCCGGTGGAGGACGAGCCTCCCGAGTTGGATGAGGATATTCCGGAGCTGGAGGATGTTGCCGATCCTTCCGACGCTGATGGGCCGGAAGGTGATGATGAGGAGGAGTTCGGGCTTGAAGATTTCGATCTGTCCGAATTCGACGATTTACCCGATTATGATCAGGACGAGTCCGGATTGCCCGAAGACGATTCGAAGAAAAAACCTGATCAGAAATACCAGAAAAAGTAA
- a CDS encoding AAA family ATPase, translating into MKFTGTEKYVATDDLQMAVNAAIALQRPLLIKGEPGTGKTLLAEEMAAALGMRLIPWHIKSTTKAQQGLYEYDAVSRLRDSQLGDEKVKDISNYIVKGKLWEAFEADEQVVLLIDEIDKADIEFPNDLLLELDRMEFFVYETQKLVKAKKRPIVVITSNNEKELPDAFLRRCFFHYISFPDHDTMQNIVDVHFPGLQQEIVRDALEVFFDVRKVPGLKKKPSTSELIDWLKLLMADELSAKMLQEKDSSSALPPLYGALVKNEQDVHLLQKLAFMARRRS; encoded by the coding sequence ATGAAGTTTACCGGTACCGAGAAGTACGTAGCCACCGATGACCTGCAAATGGCCGTCAACGCAGCGATTGCGCTTCAGCGCCCGCTGTTGATCAAGGGCGAGCCGGGCACCGGGAAAACCCTGCTGGCCGAGGAAATGGCCGCCGCCCTTGGGATGAGGCTGATTCCCTGGCACATCAAGTCCACCACCAAGGCTCAGCAGGGGCTGTACGAGTACGATGCGGTTTCCCGTCTGCGGGACTCCCAGTTGGGTGATGAAAAGGTCAAGGACATCAGCAACTACATCGTAAAGGGCAAGCTCTGGGAGGCCTTTGAGGCTGACGAGCAGGTTGTGTTACTGATTGATGAAATCGACAAAGCGGATATCGAATTCCCCAACGACCTTTTGCTGGAACTCGACCGGATGGAGTTCTTTGTCTATGAGACTCAGAAGTTGGTTAAGGCAAAGAAACGCCCGATCGTGGTGATCACCAGTAACAACGAAAAAGAACTGCCGGATGCCTTCCTGCGCCGGTGCTTCTTCCACTACATCAGTTTCCCCGACCATGACACCATGCAGAATATCGTGGACGTGCATTTCCCGGGCCTTCAGCAGGAAATCGTTCGTGATGCCCTGGAAGTTTTCTTCGATGTGCGCAAGGTACCTGGCCTGAAGAAGAAACCGTCCACCTCGGAGCTGATTGATTGGCTGAAGCTGCTGATGGCTGATGAGCTGTCTGCAAAAATGTTGCAGGAAAAGGATTCCAGTTCGGCGCTGCCGCCTCTTTATGGTGCTCTGGTGAAGAACGAGCAGGATGTTCACCTGTTGCAGAAGCTCGCGTTCATGGCCCGTCGTCGCAGCTGA
- a CDS encoding vWA domain-containing protein — MLIDFFLEVRRARVPASLREFLDLLEALQKRLAFADMEEFYYLARLCLVKDERHFDKFDRAFQAYFEGIENLDDLLEALIPDDWLRAEFEKHLSEEEKAKIDSLGGLEELIETFKKRMEEQEERHAGGNKWIGTGGTSPFGANGYNPEGFRIGQKNGRHGRAVKVWEKREFKDLDDSVTLGIRNIKVALRRLRKFARQGAADQLDMDDTIRSTARNAGYLDLKMVPERHNAVKVLIFFDVGGSMDPHVRVCEELFSAARLEFKHMEYFYFHNFVYESVWKNNIRRMNETTSTWDILHKYTPDYKVIFVGDATMAPYEISHPGGSIEHWNEEAGATWFQRINEHFRKVVWINPLPESYWGSGGSLGMTKQLVNDHMYPLTVEGLESAMKQLSK, encoded by the coding sequence ATGTTGATTGATTTTTTTCTTGAAGTTCGGCGCGCGAGGGTGCCTGCCAGTCTGAGGGAATTCCTGGATCTTCTGGAAGCCCTGCAGAAAAGGCTCGCCTTTGCGGATATGGAAGAGTTCTACTACCTCGCTCGCCTCTGCCTGGTTAAGGACGAGCGCCACTTCGACAAGTTTGACCGTGCCTTTCAGGCTTACTTTGAAGGTATCGAGAACCTCGACGACCTGCTGGAAGCCCTGATTCCGGACGACTGGTTGAGGGCCGAGTTCGAGAAGCACCTGTCTGAGGAAGAGAAGGCTAAGATTGATTCTCTGGGAGGTCTTGAGGAGCTTATCGAGACCTTCAAGAAGCGAATGGAAGAGCAGGAAGAGCGCCACGCCGGTGGCAACAAATGGATCGGAACCGGCGGCACTTCACCATTCGGGGCGAACGGCTATAACCCCGAAGGCTTCCGTATTGGCCAGAAGAATGGCCGCCACGGCAGGGCCGTTAAAGTCTGGGAAAAACGCGAGTTCAAGGATCTGGACGACAGCGTGACCCTGGGCATACGGAACATCAAGGTGGCGCTGCGTCGGTTACGTAAGTTCGCCCGCCAGGGTGCGGCAGACCAGCTGGATATGGACGACACGATTCGTTCCACGGCCCGCAACGCCGGTTATCTGGATCTGAAGATGGTGCCCGAACGGCATAACGCTGTGAAAGTGCTGATCTTCTTCGATGTGGGCGGCTCCATGGATCCCCACGTTCGTGTCTGTGAGGAGCTGTTTTCGGCCGCACGGCTCGAATTCAAGCACATGGAATATTTCTATTTCCACAATTTCGTTTATGAAAGTGTCTGGAAAAACAATATTCGCCGTATGAATGAAACCACCAGCACCTGGGACATTCTTCACAAGTACACGCCCGACTACAAAGTGATCTTTGTCGGCGATGCGACCATGGCGCCTTACGAGATTTCCCATCCCGGTGGTTCAATTGAGCACTGGAATGAGGAAGCGGGCGCTACCTGGTTTCAACGTATCAATGAGCACTTTCGCAAGGTTGTCTGGATCAACCCGCTTCCGGAAAGTTACTGGGGTAGCGGAGGTTCGTTGGGCATGACCAAGCAGCTCGTCAACGACCACATGTATCCGCTGACCGTCGAGGGCCTTGAGTCGGCCATGAAACAGCTGAGCAAGTGA
- a CDS encoding tetratricopeptide repeat protein: MMLRVLLFVLPLTLPGFSGAATPVMPDDVLSGLKQFRQAGEVGVDLGDGRQQALYEDAEKARADGRTDEAGRILASMKEGYWAALGYLNLASDYAKSDLNPARALVALRVALAMSEGDADSERSQHLENNLLVRAGYLAYQHGEFDKAIGFLEKVDLDSFNTPRALYLQGLALTEKGNHRAAMQSWHRARKYPLAYPGVADAWIGMGRGYDLSGYLGQAGEAYLAANAAFESERVTLRKLAGKIREQGAYKTLVEDARETGVDWFLADSRTLTQPRMAYLLGFMEGPEAQRAAGRVVALRTMAAKLDRHGHDLQVFGGALEDKLAGMQNPFADQSNMDLSARGKDLSASLESLANQADPDQQARIRSLQKTLADTQARLEQVQARGSRQPETLDRLRREALTLERRNEVLLSAVRQLLERCESALDKLALEYVEARDQQMAFALDKTEQQIAHLYEYLALQSLEETQP; encoded by the coding sequence ATGATGCTCCGGGTCCTCCTGTTTGTGTTGCCTTTGACTTTGCCCGGCTTTTCCGGGGCGGCCACGCCGGTAATGCCGGATGATGTCCTTTCTGGTCTCAAGCAATTCCGGCAGGCGGGAGAAGTCGGCGTGGATCTTGGGGACGGACGACAGCAAGCGCTCTATGAAGATGCCGAGAAGGCGCGAGCCGACGGCCGCACTGATGAAGCCGGGCGCATCCTGGCCAGCATGAAAGAGGGCTACTGGGCGGCTCTGGGATACCTCAATCTTGCCAGTGATTACGCTAAATCCGACCTTAACCCGGCCAGAGCGCTGGTTGCTCTGCGAGTTGCGTTAGCCATGTCTGAGGGTGACGCCGATTCAGAGCGTAGCCAGCATCTGGAGAATAATCTGTTGGTACGTGCGGGCTACCTTGCCTACCAGCATGGCGAATTCGATAAAGCGATCGGCTTTCTGGAGAAGGTCGATCTCGACAGTTTCAACACGCCGCGGGCCCTTTACCTGCAAGGCTTGGCGCTGACAGAAAAAGGCAATCACAGGGCCGCTATGCAGAGCTGGCATCGAGCCAGGAAATATCCTTTGGCCTACCCGGGAGTTGCCGACGCATGGATAGGGATGGGGCGCGGCTACGATCTCTCCGGCTATCTCGGGCAGGCTGGAGAAGCCTACCTTGCGGCCAACGCTGCGTTCGAGAGTGAACGGGTCACGCTTCGTAAACTTGCCGGCAAGATTCGCGAACAGGGCGCCTACAAAACCCTGGTGGAAGATGCCAGGGAAACCGGGGTTGACTGGTTTCTTGCCGACAGCCGCACCTTGACTCAACCGAGAATGGCCTATCTTTTGGGCTTCATGGAGGGGCCGGAGGCGCAGAGGGCGGCGGGGCGTGTCGTGGCTCTTCGCACCATGGCGGCAAAACTGGATCGTCACGGTCATGATCTGCAGGTGTTCGGGGGAGCGCTTGAAGACAAGCTCGCCGGCATGCAGAACCCGTTCGCCGATCAAAGCAACATGGATCTCTCCGCGCGGGGCAAGGATCTGAGTGCCAGCCTAGAGAGTTTGGCCAACCAAGCCGATCCCGACCAGCAAGCCCGTATTCGCTCCCTTCAGAAAACACTGGCCGACACACAGGCCAGACTGGAACAGGTCCAAGCTAGGGGATCCCGGCAGCCGGAAACGCTGGATCGATTGCGTCGTGAAGCCCTGACGCTGGAAAGGCGAAACGAGGTGCTGCTATCGGCTGTTCGTCAGTTGCTTGAAAGGTGCGAGTCGGCGCTGGACAAATTGGCACTTGAGTATGTCGAAGCCAGAGATCAGCAGATGGCCTTTGCGCTGGACAAAACCGAACAGCAAATTGCGCATCTTTACGAATATCTCGCCCTCCAAAGCCTGGAGGAGACGCAGCCATGA
- a CDS encoding tetratricopeptide repeat protein: MMKPVAGLCICLLLVMPAAAQEAFRVELGRDGETIGDMRPVFLTFESRPMPAISPSEVARRYHRLFRTSDEPEVRIDALNRLSNIRDRSGSDVGLSASEEEQVYREAIRSYESILERGSYGGRLDELLYQMAKAHALTGQQDASIQRLKQLVGLYPKSPLVPEARFRLAESAFAAGHYTEAEAGYLHLVNSDAGGELGIKARYMLGWSQFKQGPSAWSRAAATFIRVLDEFLPSAQSLGSVSDSSVDTIDDTFRVLALMAARNSGTETLIAWLDGSRSHHWEHLLFDRLADYYAVKGETIASVAANQAFIDYSPSHRAVPAFRLQIVDVWQAAGDPEQVRNARAHFVASYSQDSAYAALTGEQKNKWLSYSKRLADYHYDLATRLVEQGRVAKAESAFAEAAVYYADLAPRIDQSGEMLRLAGDAWLQARDFPKALTNFRRAAYESPGYSEAADAAWAAVALLRNSLDRPTTVPAFQPELKDLSREANRFSGRFAGDSRIPGLMADLAARWLAAGDHQLALDYGSRVLTAPTASPAERYAAWQVMARIRQEEGDYGLAERAWGRALNLAESERLANVTEEQVSAIRKQLATTVYRQAELAVSSGRLGEAVGHFRRVDSVLPGSDVAIRARYDAANTLLKASDWSAAVGDLQSFRADFPQHELTAGISEKLVHAWIQSDEPTRAASELLQAADNHANPWNLKLRAAELLNQAGNVAERNALYRDYLATAPKAASGAEHEQLQTFRHRLIETGDNPDAWREVLVQSELDSTWHTADTLEWASRSSLVLGARAAAVFTGIRLSQPLEHSLARKQKALESARQRFLDAEALGGERVLSESLFRRAELYRGLAKDLMASTVPADLNELEALQYQMLLEEEAFPFEDKAIQLHTENHRRITAEVYDPWIGRSLGILAELHPGRYERSVKWLGWNMEIRDGV, encoded by the coding sequence ATGATGAAACCAGTCGCGGGCTTGTGCATCTGCTTGCTGTTGGTGATGCCGGCTGCAGCCCAGGAAGCCTTTCGCGTAGAGCTTGGGCGGGACGGAGAGACGATCGGGGACATGCGACCGGTGTTTCTTACTTTTGAAAGCAGGCCTATGCCGGCGATCTCGCCTTCGGAAGTGGCCCGGCGCTACCATCGCCTGTTCAGGACATCGGACGAGCCTGAGGTTCGGATCGATGCCCTCAACCGGCTGAGCAACATCAGGGATCGGTCAGGATCAGACGTTGGCTTGTCGGCGTCTGAAGAAGAACAGGTCTACCGCGAGGCCATCAGAAGCTATGAGTCTATTCTCGAGCGAGGTTCCTATGGCGGGAGGCTTGACGAGCTGCTGTACCAGATGGCCAAGGCCCATGCTCTGACGGGGCAGCAGGATGCTTCAATCCAGAGGTTGAAACAGCTGGTCGGGTTATATCCGAAATCCCCTCTTGTGCCAGAGGCCAGGTTCCGATTGGCTGAATCCGCCTTCGCAGCCGGACACTACACAGAAGCGGAAGCCGGCTATCTGCACCTGGTTAATTCAGACGCTGGTGGAGAGCTGGGCATCAAGGCCAGATACATGCTTGGTTGGAGCCAGTTCAAACAAGGGCCGTCTGCGTGGAGCAGGGCCGCAGCAACCTTTATCAGAGTTCTGGATGAGTTCCTGCCGAGCGCACAGAGCCTGGGGTCAGTCAGCGATTCGAGCGTTGATACCATCGATGACACGTTTCGAGTGCTTGCCCTGATGGCTGCCCGAAACAGCGGTACGGAAACCCTTATTGCCTGGCTGGATGGGAGCCGGTCCCACCACTGGGAACATCTCCTGTTCGATCGGCTGGCCGATTACTACGCGGTGAAGGGCGAGACCATCGCAAGTGTTGCTGCCAATCAGGCCTTTATTGACTATTCGCCCAGTCACCGTGCTGTGCCTGCCTTCCGGTTACAGATAGTGGATGTGTGGCAAGCGGCTGGTGATCCGGAGCAGGTTCGCAATGCCCGTGCGCACTTCGTCGCCAGCTACAGCCAGGATTCCGCTTACGCGGCTCTGACTGGTGAACAGAAGAATAAATGGCTGAGTTACAGCAAACGGTTGGCCGATTACCACTATGACCTGGCCACACGATTGGTGGAACAGGGCCGGGTGGCGAAGGCTGAATCCGCTTTTGCTGAGGCAGCGGTTTATTACGCAGATCTGGCTCCGAGGATTGATCAGAGCGGTGAAATGCTTCGCCTTGCTGGTGATGCCTGGCTGCAGGCGAGGGATTTTCCGAAAGCGTTGACGAATTTTCGCAGAGCAGCCTATGAGTCGCCCGGTTACAGCGAGGCTGCCGATGCTGCCTGGGCCGCTGTTGCTCTGTTGAGAAACAGTCTTGACCGGCCGACCACTGTGCCTGCCTTTCAACCCGAACTGAAGGATCTTTCCAGGGAGGCCAACCGCTTTAGTGGACGTTTCGCAGGGGATAGCCGAATTCCCGGCCTGATGGCAGATCTCGCCGCCCGGTGGCTGGCCGCCGGCGATCATCAGCTGGCGTTGGATTATGGTTCGCGAGTATTGACTGCGCCCACGGCGTCTCCGGCAGAGCGATACGCGGCATGGCAGGTTATGGCCCGGATACGCCAGGAAGAGGGCGACTATGGTCTGGCGGAGCGTGCCTGGGGCCGGGCGCTGAATCTTGCCGAAAGTGAACGGCTCGCAAACGTGACCGAAGAGCAGGTCTCAGCCATTCGGAAGCAACTGGCAACGACCGTCTATCGGCAGGCAGAGCTCGCGGTATCCAGTGGCAGGCTCGGAGAGGCCGTTGGGCACTTCCGACGGGTTGATTCGGTGCTACCAGGTTCGGACGTTGCCATCCGTGCGCGCTACGACGCGGCCAACACCTTACTCAAAGCATCAGACTGGAGCGCTGCCGTCGGCGACCTGCAGAGTTTTCGCGCCGATTTTCCCCAGCACGAGCTGACTGCCGGGATCAGTGAAAAGCTGGTACATGCCTGGATTCAGTCTGATGAACCCACCCGCGCGGCGTCAGAATTATTGCAGGCCGCCGACAATCACGCTAACCCATGGAACCTGAAGTTGCGGGCTGCGGAATTGTTGAATCAAGCCGGGAATGTAGCGGAACGAAATGCCCTTTACAGGGATTACCTTGCAACGGCTCCGAAGGCAGCGAGCGGGGCCGAACATGAACAGCTCCAGACATTCCGGCATCGCCTGATAGAAACCGGCGACAATCCCGATGCCTGGAGGGAAGTACTGGTCCAGTCAGAGCTGGACAGCACCTGGCACACCGCCGACACCCTTGAGTGGGCCTCCCGGTCGTCACTGGTGCTCGGTGCCCGTGCGGCTGCAGTGTTTACCGGCATCAGACTGAGCCAGCCGCTGGAACATTCTCTGGCGCGCAAGCAAAAGGCGCTGGAATCGGCTCGACAGAGATTCCTGGATGCCGAAGCCCTGGGCGGCGAGCGAGTTCTGTCTGAATCGCTGTTCCGACGGGCCGAACTCTATCGTGGTCTGGCCAAAGACCTGATGGCATCCACGGTTCCGGCGGATTTGAATGAACTGGAGGCGTTGCAGTATCAGATGTTACTGGAGGAAGAAGCTTTCCCATTCGAAGACAAAGCCATTCAACTGCATACGGAGAACCATCGCCGGATTACGGCCGAGGTGTATGACCCCTGGATAGGACGCAGCCTTGGTATTCTTGCGGAGCTGCACCCGGGACGTTACGAGCGGAGTGTTAAGTGGCTTGGCTGGAATATGGAGATCAGGGATGGCGTGTAA
- a CDS encoding MotA/TolQ/ExbB proton channel family protein, with product MLDTIVRFFQEGGPFMYPIAIVLALGLAITLERFFYLSAVRRRNRIAFERGILPLLRKRDYQRAMKAATNSDSAIASIMGAGIGRLLSNSRREDIEYAMEEGLMEVLPRLEKRTQYLATLANIATLLGLLGTIIGLIAAFTAVAAADPSQKASLLSESISVAMNTTAFGLMSAIPLLMFHAVLQTRTNEIVDSFEMAGVKLLNIVSEA from the coding sequence ATGCTGGACACGATCGTACGTTTTTTCCAGGAAGGTGGGCCCTTCATGTACCCCATCGCCATTGTCCTGGCATTGGGGTTGGCGATTACTCTGGAGCGGTTCTTCTATCTCTCTGCGGTACGGCGGCGAAACCGGATTGCCTTTGAGCGGGGCATCCTGCCGCTGCTGAGGAAGCGGGACTACCAGCGGGCCATGAAAGCAGCCACAAACTCAGACAGTGCGATTGCCTCAATCATGGGGGCAGGCATCGGCCGTCTGCTTAGCAACAGCCGTAGGGAGGATATTGAGTACGCCATGGAAGAAGGCTTGATGGAAGTGCTGCCGCGCCTGGAAAAGCGTACCCAATATCTGGCAACCCTGGCCAACATCGCCACGTTGCTCGGCCTGCTGGGAACCATTATTGGTCTGATTGCTGCGTTTACTGCGGTGGCGGCGGCAGATCCTTCCCAGAAGGCCAGTCTGTTGTCCGAAAGTATTTCCGTGGCCATGAATACCACGGCTTTCGGCCTGATGTCGGCCATTCCGTTGCTCATGTTTCATGCGGTACTACAGACCCGAACCAATGAGATTGTCGACAGCTTTGAAATGGCCGGCGTCAAGTTGCTGAACATTGTGTCTGAAGCATGA
- a CDS encoding ExbD/TolR family protein: MRRRHRRLGVSPELDITAFLNLMIVLVPVLLLGMVFSQVRMIELNFPGMDAGEAPAPEEFRLVVTLIPEGIEIADSDRGLIRVLPTEEAVQDFEGLHEVLRQIKNRVPEKTDVVLEVGPDIDYQTLITAMDTVRSYPAVIAASVVEGELFPDISLMDAPPDRKLAANARLESGEGA, encoded by the coding sequence ATGAGACGCCGTCATCGCAGGTTAGGCGTATCGCCGGAGCTGGATATTACCGCCTTTCTCAATCTGATGATTGTGCTGGTACCAGTCCTGTTGCTTGGCATGGTGTTCAGTCAAGTTCGAATGATCGAGCTGAATTTTCCCGGTATGGACGCTGGAGAAGCGCCTGCGCCCGAAGAGTTCCGTCTCGTGGTTACTTTGATTCCTGAGGGTATTGAAATCGCCGACAGTGATCGCGGCTTGATCCGTGTGTTGCCGACAGAGGAGGCAGTTCAAGACTTCGAAGGCCTGCATGAGGTACTTCGGCAGATAAAAAACCGGGTTCCCGAGAAGACCGATGTGGTTCTGGAAGTCGGGCCAGACATCGATTACCAGACACTGATCACGGCCATGGATACTGTCCGTTCTTATCCGGCTGTGATTGCGGCCAGCGTGGTTGAGGGAGAGCTGTTTCCTGATATCTCACTGATGGATGCGCCGCCAGACAGAAAGCTTGCGGCGAATGCCAGGCTTGAATCCGGGGAGGGCGCATGA
- a CDS encoding ExbD/TolR family protein produces MKTSRKAKRIRRHYGRMKKPGGLNLVSLMDIFTILVFFLMVNSSDVKVMQNTADVPLPKSTAQQEAVESLTVQITGNAILVQGSEVARLEGIEIGDTYIAGLSEELSWRRSRWSEIPEEGLDVTIMAGRDTDYRLLRKVMQTCVDEQYRQVRLAVEREVRNG; encoded by the coding sequence ATGAAGACCTCGCGTAAGGCCAAAAGAATTCGTCGACATTACGGCCGTATGAAGAAGCCTGGGGGCCTGAACCTGGTGTCCCTGATGGACATCTTCACGATCCTGGTTTTCTTCCTGATGGTGAATTCGTCGGATGTGAAAGTGATGCAGAACACCGCGGACGTGCCACTGCCAAAGTCCACGGCGCAACAGGAGGCCGTAGAGAGCCTGACAGTCCAGATAACGGGCAATGCCATTCTCGTCCAGGGCAGCGAAGTTGCAAGACTGGAGGGTATCGAGATTGGTGATACCTATATCGCTGGGCTTTCGGAAGAGCTTTCCTGGCGTCGCAGTCGCTGGTCTGAAATTCCCGAGGAGGGGCTTGACGTAACCATCATGGCGGGTCGCGACACCGATTACCGATTGCTTCGCAAGGTCATGCAGACCTGTGTTGATGAGCAATACCGGCAGGTGCGGCTTGCTGTGGAACGGGAGGTCCGAAATGGCTGA